A genome region from Manihot esculenta cultivar AM560-2 chromosome 5, M.esculenta_v8, whole genome shotgun sequence includes the following:
- the LOC110615774 gene encoding adenine phosphoribosyltransferase 1 isoform X2: MLQRLLLRCPNWISPPLPTSHQLLPPSSKTPLFSWIPPAPAPPAGQPSSSRSHNSRPALRSLSCTSAGGGGTESQPLQQHQGMAAQDEKDPRLARISSSIRVIPDFPKKGILFQDITTLLLDTKAFKDTIDLFVDRYKGKKISVVAGIEARGFIFGPPIALAIGAKFVPMRKPKKLPGEVISEEYSLEYGKDAMEMHVGAVQAGERALVIDDLIATGGTLCAAIRLLERVGVHVVECACVIELPELKGRERLGDKPLFVLVNG; this comes from the exons ATGCTCCAAAGGCTGCTTCTCCGTTGTCCAAATTGGATTTCGCCACCGTTACCGACCTCTCACCAACTTCTACCTCCGTCTTCAAAAACACCACTCTTTTCTTGGATCCCTCCAGCTCCAGCTCCACCTGCGGGACAACCCTCCTCCAGTCGCTCGCACAATTCCCGACCGGCCCTCCGCTCTCTCAGTTGTACCTccgctggtggtggtg GAACCGAGTCGCAGCCGCTACAACAACATCAGGGAATGGCCGCTCAAGACGAGAAAGATCCTCGCTTGGCGAGGATTTCTTCTTCAATCAGGGTCATCCCTGATTTCCCCAAGAaag GGATTTTGTTTCAGGATATAACGACGTTGCTTCTCGATACTAAGGCGTTTAAGGACACGATAGATTTGTTTGTTGATAGATACAAAGGGAAAAAAATTTCTGTTGTAGCAG GTATTGAAGCCAGAGGTTTTATATTTGGCCCTCCCATTGCATTGGCTATTGGCGCAAAGTTTGTCCCCATGAGGAAACCTAAGAAGTTGCCTG GGGAGGTTATTTCAGAGGAGTACTCATTGGAATATGGAAAAGATGCAATGGAGATGCATGTAGGTGCTGTACAAGCAGGAGAACGGGCATTGGTTATAGATGATCTCATTGCAACTGGAGGGACGTTATGTGCAGCAATCCGCCTACTTG AGCGTGTCGGTGTACATGTTGTTGAATGTGCTTGTGTCATTGAATTGCCCGAGCTGAAG GGTCGGGAACGGTTAGGAGACAAACCATTGTTTGTTCTTGTAAACGGTTAG
- the LOC110615774 gene encoding adenine phosphoribosyltransferase 1 isoform X1: MLQRLLLRCPNWISPPLPTSHQLLPPSSKTPLFSWIPPAPAPPAGQPSSSRSHNSRPALRSLSCTSAGGGAGTESQPLQQHQGMAAQDEKDPRLARISSSIRVIPDFPKKGILFQDITTLLLDTKAFKDTIDLFVDRYKGKKISVVAGIEARGFIFGPPIALAIGAKFVPMRKPKKLPGEVISEEYSLEYGKDAMEMHVGAVQAGERALVIDDLIATGGTLCAAIRLLERVGVHVVECACVIELPELKGRERLGDKPLFVLVNG, from the exons ATGCTCCAAAGGCTGCTTCTCCGTTGTCCAAATTGGATTTCGCCACCGTTACCGACCTCTCACCAACTTCTACCTCCGTCTTCAAAAACACCACTCTTTTCTTGGATCCCTCCAGCTCCAGCTCCACCTGCGGGACAACCCTCCTCCAGTCGCTCGCACAATTCCCGACCGGCCCTCCGCTCTCTCAGTTGTACCTccgctggtggtggtg CAGGAACCGAGTCGCAGCCGCTACAACAACATCAGGGAATGGCCGCTCAAGACGAGAAAGATCCTCGCTTGGCGAGGATTTCTTCTTCAATCAGGGTCATCCCTGATTTCCCCAAGAaag GGATTTTGTTTCAGGATATAACGACGTTGCTTCTCGATACTAAGGCGTTTAAGGACACGATAGATTTGTTTGTTGATAGATACAAAGGGAAAAAAATTTCTGTTGTAGCAG GTATTGAAGCCAGAGGTTTTATATTTGGCCCTCCCATTGCATTGGCTATTGGCGCAAAGTTTGTCCCCATGAGGAAACCTAAGAAGTTGCCTG GGGAGGTTATTTCAGAGGAGTACTCATTGGAATATGGAAAAGATGCAATGGAGATGCATGTAGGTGCTGTACAAGCAGGAGAACGGGCATTGGTTATAGATGATCTCATTGCAACTGGAGGGACGTTATGTGCAGCAATCCGCCTACTTG AGCGTGTCGGTGTACATGTTGTTGAATGTGCTTGTGTCATTGAATTGCCCGAGCTGAAG GGTCGGGAACGGTTAGGAGACAAACCATTGTTTGTTCTTGTAAACGGTTAG